A single region of the Podospora pseudopauciseta strain CBS 411.78 chromosome 1, whole genome shotgun sequence genome encodes:
- a CDS encoding hypothetical protein (EggNog:ENOG503NXAH; COG:K) — translation MASAFELDGPVFHTAPTRELPIRASSLPEEETGADRRAYGHNLHTHSPMSTSRLSDDSSALSIATEVSHDQSFSYGMEKGFWRIRQGAQELLRFAELYSQYRASQMTPADDSFVLHALPKQIDLVSMTQLSWGLLHAVGDINVHSRKATETLEWMHEDDKPSNAKRRKRSRRRDSDISTTACKKCGVMDSPRWRTGPAGPATLCNVCGLLYAKRSRRHGSGSESQSAAR, via the exons ATGGCGTCGGCATTTGAACTCGACGGGCCAGTATTCCATACAGCACCCACCCGCGAGCTTCCAATTCGTGCATCAAGTcttccagaagaagaaactGGGGCGGACCGACGAGCCTATGGCCATAATCTCCATACTCATAGCCCTATGAGCACAAGCAGACTGTCTGACGACTCCTCAGCGCTATCCATCGCCACGGAAGTTTCCCATGATCAATCCTTTTCATATGGTATGGAAAAGGGGTTCTGGAGG ATTCGTCAAGGAGCACAAGAACTGCTTCGCTTCGCTGAATTATACAGCCAATACCGAGCTTCCCAGATGACACCAGCCGACGATTCGTTCGTCCTCCATGCGCTGCCGAAACAGATTGACCTCGTGTCGATGACCCAACTATCATGGGGTTTGCTCCATGCTGTTGGCGACATCAACGTCCACAGCCGCAAGGCAACCGAAACCCTTGAGTGGATGCACGAAGACGACAAGCCGTCAAATGCGAAGAGGCGGAAACGGTCAAGGAGACGAGAT AGCGACATCAGCACGACAGCTTGCAAAAAGTGTGGTGTGATGGATAGCCCTCGATGGCGAACAGGGCCTGCTGGGCCAGCAACGCTTTGCAATGTGTGCGGGCTGCTGTATGCAAAGCGCAGCCGGAGGCATGGGTCTGGTTCTGAATCCCAGTCGGCAGCTCGATGA
- a CDS encoding hypothetical protein (EggNog:ENOG503P4Z0) encodes MAPSKSQLLTSATAALLASQGALGQQLTKPILNPEYDLGAMSQAFLPHLIAPAATSINKWPWGKLPAFCKSESIHEGFSAYDMEVYEVTFADCSQPWYMCRHNGSTMSVGGMINAFGSLPVGTRDFIRHIVVFPDFMTPGVAAHAKSGSGDLMFGHNYLDTSLWIHESGHIFDRQHGGNGDYSATSAWLNAYNSDSHLPTGYANTNQAENFAEHVILATYDNVVPGGLAGIPAPTPNRQAVQNQYTNVKNLLGNKIRKVTGATCNRQPTPLIGITSPVVCMGPDALAQDACVGTPNMKRDENGHDALIAAAEKEPGIYEPASRWTESA; translated from the exons ATGGCCCCATCCAAGTCTCAGTTGCTGACTTCAGCTACCGCCGCGCTCCTGGCCAGCCAGGGTGCTTTGGGCCAGCAGCTCACCAAGCCGATCCTCAACCCTGAGTACGACCTCGGTGCCATGTCCCAGGCATTCTTGCCCCATCTCATTGCACCGGCCGCGACAAGCATCAACAAATGGCCCTGGGGGAAGCTTCCTGCATTCTGCAAATCCGAATCCATCCACGAGGGCTTTTCCGCCTACGACATGGAGGTCTATGAGGTTACCTTTGCGGACTGTAGCCAGCCTTGGTACATGTGCCGCCACAACGGGTCGACAATGTCGGTGGGCGGTATGATCAACGCGTTTGGGTCCCTTCCTGTGGGAACCAGAGACTTCATCCGTCATATTGTTG TCTTCCCCGATTTCATGACACCCGGTGTTGCTGCTCACGCCAA ATCTGGATCGGGTGATCTCATGTTTGGTCACAACTACCTCGACACCAGTCTCTGGATCCACGAATCAGGCCACATCTTCGACCGCCAGCATGGTGGAAACGGCGACTATTCCGCCACCTCTGCCTGGCTCAACGCCTACAACTCCGACTCGCATCTTCCCACCGGCTATGCCAACACCA ACCAAGCCGAGAACTTTGCCGAACATGTTATTCTGGCCACATACGACAACGTCGTGCCCGGTGGTCTGGCCGGCATTCCCGCGcccacccccaaccgccAGGCTGTCCAAAACCAGTACACCAATGTCAAGAATCTCCTGGGCAACAAGATCCGCAAGGTCACTGGCGCGACCTGCAATCGCCAGCCCACCCCCCTGATCGGCATTACCAGCCCTGTTGTCTGCATGGGACCTGATGCTTTGGCTCAGGATGCTTGTGTCGGTACACCCAACATGAAGAGGGATGAGAACGGCCATGACGCTCTCATTGCCGCTGCCGAGAAGGAGCCTGGCATCTATGAGCCCGCAAGCCGCTGGACCGAGTCGGCTtaa
- a CDS encoding hypothetical protein (COG:S; EggNog:ENOG503P21E), giving the protein MPMMSDKPKPAELLSAAAVESQSTTRPATGLPHESQTIKPTEAGKEPPTEPSAVPSPAPSTEPPAYTDNPYITNGNTNTQAPTGEIDFPILDPGTARLRIENQNLYAMDLEHQNLHALLDRFLVDPGFSPDAPLPTYTPLDSAFIPSFLTHLPSLSTLLSLPLTTYPSPPYPHYSSRDRRTIHPSRTSSPLAALEDEDLRRRYHTLQQQIISTFFHAIAHGKNTELVTQFVKSGFISPDCPNALGATPLVAAIEAGNGQMVCHLISLGAQVNGYGTLPSGSLRGKGKHGGLMPERTPLMVAAKNGNLALVKLLVEDFGADDGVIAPDGQLALRLAAEGGHREVVEYLPTRRGGAWRRWKTHHSVAVERVRKAGRKIVRFVWFFVWDLPRFLAWSVPKHTIIRPAVKTVKYCWENKGRFGGWAKRQVKEFPGRVKRAGKGVWEGVKKLPRGVWEVMKEIPGVVKSLGKFIWKIVKKIPEVMKNLCIWIWTTMKRMGVAVGNVFLRVVSVLHTAVAAVLGYFRSISLKDVWNGIKAVFRAVFVGLPEAICKAVVGLGKCVGISIVALFGLTGQVLVFLFEALCWVAAYIPNQLGKIVSAIWASISKGYYEIMVWINPKH; this is encoded by the coding sequence ATGCCCATGATGAGCGACAAACCCAAGCCAGCCGAGCTGCTGAGTGCGGCAGCAGTTGAATCCCAGTCAACAACTCGGCCAGCAACTGGTTTGCCACATGAATCGCAAACAATCAAACCAACAGAAGCAGGCAAAGAACCACCAACCGAGCCATCAGCAGTGCCATCACCAGCGCCATCAACCGAACCACCAGCCTACACTGACAATCCCTACATCACCAATGGAAATACCAACACTCAAGCTCCCACAGGGGAGATCGACTTCCCCATTCTAGATCCCGGGACTGCCCGTCTCAGAATCGAAAACCAGAACCTCTACGCCATGGATCTTGAGCACCAAAACCTCCACGCCCTTCTCGACCGCTTCCTCGTAGACCCAGGCTTCTCCCCCgacgcccccctcccaacttACACCCCACTCGACTCTGCCttcatcccctccttcctcacccacctcccctccctctccaccctcctctccctccccctgacaacctacccctcccccccctaCCCCCACTACTCCTCCCGCGACCGGCGCACCATCCACCCCTCCCGCACCAGCTCCCCCTTGGCCGCCTTGGAAGACGAGGACCTCAGACGCCGATACCACACCCTCCAGCAGCAAATCAtctccaccttcttccacGCCATCGCCCACGGCAAAAACACCGAGCTCGTCACCCAGTTTGTCAAGTCCGGTTTCATCTCCCCCGACTGTCCCAACGCGCTGGGCGCAACCCCCCTCGTGGCGGCCATCGAGGCCGGAAACGGGCAGATGGTCTGTCACTTGATCTCCCTCGGTGCGCAGGTCAACGGGTACGGCACACTACCCTCCGGCAGCCTCCGCGGCAAGGGAAAGCACGGGGGCTTGATGCCCGAGCGGACACCGCTCATGGTGGCCGCGAAGAATGGGAACCTGGCGTTGGTGAagctgttggtggaggatttTGGGGCGGACGACGGGGTGATTGCTCCGGACGGGCAGCTAGCCCTGCGgctggcggcggagggggggcatAGGGAGGTGGTCGAGTACCTGCCGACGAGAAGGGGGGGCgcgtggaggaggtggaagacgCATCACAGTGTTGCTGTGGAGAGAGTCAGAAAAGCAGGGAGGAAGATTGTGAGGTTTGTGTGGTTTTTTGTGTGGGATCTGCCGAGGTTTCTGGCTTGGAGTGTGCCGAAGCATACGATCATCAGACCGGCGGTGAAGACGGTGAAGTATTGCTGGGAGAACAAGGGGAGGTTCGGGGGGTGGGCGAAGAGGCAGGTGAAGGAGTTTCCCGGGAGAGTGAAGAGGGCGGGcaagggggtttgggagggtgtGAAGAAGTTGCcgaggggggtttgggaggtgatgaaggaAATTCCGGGAGTGGTGAAGAGTTTGGGGAAGTTTATCTGGAAGATTGTCAAAAAGATTCCGGAGGTGATGAAGAATCTGTGTATTTGGATatggacgacgatgaagaggatgggggtggcAGTGGGGAACGTGTTTTTGAGGGTGGTGTCGGTTCTTCATACGGCTGTGGCAGCTGTGCTGGGTTATTTTAGGAGTATTTCCTTGAAGGATGTATGGAATGGGATCAAGGCTGTCTTTCGGGCTGTTTTTGTCGGATTGCCAGAGGCAATTTGTAAGGCAGTTGTTGGCTTGGGCAAGTGTGTGGGTATAAGTATTGTCGCCTTGTTTGGGCTCACAGGGCAGGTGCTGGTTTTCCTGTTTGAAGCCCTCTGCTGGGTGGCCGCATACATCCCGAATCAGCTTGGAAAGATCGTCAGCGCGATATGGGCGTCGATCTCTAAGGGATATTATGAGATCATGGTGTGGATCAACCCGAAGCATTGA
- a CDS encoding hypothetical protein (EggNog:ENOG503P0PK; COG:K) — translation MEQQRPPSQKFGPAALTNVLNSPEDHRDSAYYSSGDVSSKHNSTGSGLGVLSPPNSGFQTSPVDKTPSPTTATHLLPLPLVSPTNSNMSVASIVSPTTPLSADPRRFDRPQSLESAPNSATFGHGELPEPGMSRRESVDSRFNQGFGQLGLSGSPYASHNQSTSSIQNTLQQQRHPRANLDSLATNRISNGYQPNAERKPEVHPRGGRIAPTITGPTTSLIARAAEPTKGQAWAFPEDDNAIQRMSGPPQSLANSRRSSVAESLASSQYTVDSRLPPGQRRLEDHHSMTEYQRLSVASEYSTTHHHSLQHKQLSDLQNEEGGLHAGNQPYSRTPELRITHKLAERKRRTEMKELFEQLRDLMPQERGTKASKWEILTKAIQEHTRQTNTIRDLQSHVQQLAEEVTKRDAQMEDMRRQIQELQYRQSHSMQGPPPPGSEHYANDQYARARQQAELPPLRSFDGPTNGAGPEAMTGVQYEGPRPNGTTVYTRAPGAPFPR, via the exons ATGGAGCAACAACGGCCACCTTCGCAAAAGTTCGGGCCCGCCGCCCTGACAAATGTGCTGAATTCACCTGAAGACCACAGAGACTCTGCCTACTACTCAAGCGGAGATGTGTCTAGCAAGC ACAACTCCACAGGCTCAGGCCTGGGCGTCCTTAGCCCACCCAACTCCGGTTTCCAAACCTCGCCCGTCGATAAAACACCATCGCCCACAACAGCgacccacctcctcccgctgCCACTCGTGTCTCCGACGAACAGTAATATGAGCGTTGCCTCGATCGTGTCGCCGACAACCCCTCTCAGCGCCGACCCTCGCCGCTTTGACCGTCCGCAATCGCTGGAGTCGGCCCCCAACAGCGCCACATTTGGCCATGGCGAGCTGCCGGAGCCTGGTATGTCACGGAGGGAGAGCGTGGATAGCAGGTTCAACCAGGGATTCGGCCAATTGGGATTGAGCGGGTCCCCCTATGCAAGCCACAACCAGTCGACGTCGTCAATCCAGAATACACTACAGCAACAGAGACATCCTCGTGCCAACCTCGATTCTCTTGCTACAAACCGCATCTCCAACGGGTATCAACCAAACGCAGAACGCAAACCCGAAGTTCATCcccgaggagggagaattGCGCCAACCATCACAGGGCCAACCACCAGTCTCATTGCTCGAGCAGCAGAGCCTACTAAGGGTCAGGCCTGGGCTTTTCCCGAAGATGACAATGCTATTCAACGCATGTCGGGACCACCTCAGTCCCTGGCAAActcgaggagaagcagcgTTGCCGAATCGTTGGCCAGCAGCCAATACACAGTTGATTCAAGGCTGCCTCCCGGACAACGTCGACTCGAAGACCACCACAGCATGACGGAATACCAGAGGCTTTCGGTCGCCTCGGAGTACTCGACAACCCACCATCACTCTCTGCAGCACAAGCAGTTGTCTGATTTGCAGAACGAAGAAGGCGGTCTTCATGCGGGCAACCAGCCGTATAGCAGGACCCCCGAGCTTCGTATCACCCATAAGCTGGCTGAGCGGAAACGTCGTACGGAGATGAAGGAGCTTTTTGAGCAGCTTAGGGATCTTATGCCTCAAGAGCGGGGCACCAAGGCTTCCAAGTGGGAGATTCTCACCAAAG CCATTCAAGAACACACACGTCAGACCAACACGATTAGAGATCTTCAGTCACATGTTCAGCagcttgccgaggaggtAACCAAGCGCGATGCACAGATGGAGGATATGAGACGTCAGATTCAGGAGCTTCAGTACCGCCAGAGTCACTCAATGCAAggccctcctccgcctggGTCGGAGCACTACGCGAATGACCAATATGCCAGAGCCCGGCAACAAGCCGAGCTGCCGCCACTTCGGTCTTTCGATGGGCCAACCAATGGCGCAGGCCCTGAGGCTATGACGGGCGTGCAGTACGAAGGTCCACGACCAAATGGCACTACCGTTTACACACGCGCACCAGGGGCGCCTTTCCCCAGATAA
- a CDS encoding hypothetical protein (COG:A; EggNog:ENOG503Q4WG) codes for MMQSLRRAAVRSALSASRAVSVKTTSAPFAFPIVRAAAVSRAVPVQAVRWYSQEPTSQDPLSQDVTEEAHEAEESITEQTQEERQPRRQLDKSRAIFVRNIVFEVNEQHLKEAFETYGEIEDTYVARDPRGMSRGYGFVTFKDASAVSAACAAVNGSFWHGRRVTCIPRRDEEQTPRAREQNRTPNAPTNQLFVGNIPYETTDAELNNLFAGLSNVTDIRIAVDRTTGWPRGFAHVDFTDVASAEAAKEKLAATNLGGRQLKIDFATGYGKGERTNNKTFGGRGDRGDRGDRRDRGDRNDRRSNDGF; via the exons ATGAT GCAATCTCTTCGCCGCGCCGCTGTGCGATCTGCCCTCTCGGCCTCCAGAGCCGTTTCGGTCAAGACCACCTCTGCTCCCTTCGCTTTCCCCATCGTCAGAGCCGCTGCGGTTTCCAGAGCTGTCCCTGTGCAAGCTGTGCGGTGGTATTCCCAGGAGCCCACTTCGCAAGACCCATTGTCGCAGGACGTCACCGAGGAGGCACatgaggccgaggagagcATCACAGAGCAAACCCAAGAAGAACGCCAGCCCAGGAGGCAGCTCGACA AGTCGAGAGCCATCTTTGTGCGCAACATTGTGTTTGAGGTCAACGAGCAGCATCTGAAGGAGGCCTTCGAGACATATGGCGAGATTGAGGACACCTACGTTGCCCGCGACCCCCGGGGTATGAGCAGAGGATATGGCTTTGTCACCTTCAAGGACGCCTCCGCCGTCAGCGCTGCGTGCGCCGCTGTCAACGGCTCTTTCTGGCATGGACGCCGGGTAACCTGCATTCCCCGCAGAGACGAGGAGCAGACACCCCGTGCCCGCGAACAGAACAGGACGCCTAATGCCCCCACCAATCAACTTTTCGTCGGTAACATCCCCTACGAGACCACCGACGCCGagctcaacaacctcttcgcTGGCCTCTCGAACGTCACCGACATCCGTATCGCTGTCGACCGCACCACCGGCTGGCCCCGTGGCTTTGCCCATGTCGATTTCACCGACGTTGCTTCCGCTgaggctgccaaggagaagctggcCGCCACCAACCTTGGTGGCAGACAACTGAAAATCGACTTCGCTACCGGTTACGGAAAGGGTGAGcgcaccaacaacaaaacctTTGGTGGCCGTGGTGACCGTGGCGACCGCGGAGACCGTAGAGACCGTGGCGACCGCAACGACCGTCGCAGCAACGACGGCTTTTAA